ACAAGTTCAAGTCTGGGGTTCGTTTGTACAGAatctccccacttaagaagaaacAGTTAGCGAGTCTCCTAATAGTCTTTTTTTGATCTGCATTGGCGTgtattggatattcttttgactttaggaAGCCTTTGATATCATAGTCCCAAGGTTCATTATCTGGTTCTGCATCAATTATATTGCAATAACCATGTTGCTCTCGTATCTGTATGTCTAATGGGTCGAGATGCGTATTTCCTGGGTATGGGAGCATGGAAGCTAGGGTAGCCAGGGCATCAGCCTGCTCATTATGGGATCTGGGAATATATCTAAACTCGatagacttgaaccttttgctaAGGTCCTCTAAGAACTGTCTGTAtggaatgagcttgatatctctcgtttcccattcaccttgaatttgtCGAATGAGTAATTCGGAATCTCCTAACACCACTAGCTTGTGTATATCCAGATTTATTGCC
This genomic stretch from Capsicum annuum cultivar UCD-10X-F1 unplaced genomic scaffold, UCD10Xv1.1 ctg64306, whole genome shotgun sequence harbors:
- the LOC124893722 gene encoding uncharacterized protein LOC124893722 — translated: MAINLDIHKLVVLGDSELLIRQIQGEWETRDIKLIPYRQFLEDLSKRFKSIEFRYIPRSHNEQADALATLASMLPYPGNTHLDPLDIQIREQHGYCNIIDAEPDNEPWDYDIKGFLKSKEYPIHANADQKKTIRRLANCFFLSGEIL